Genomic window (Primulina eburnea isolate SZY01 chromosome 8, ASM2296580v1, whole genome shotgun sequence):
TCGGACTatgttcggagatttaaaaaaaataatgatttggATTTAAATTCACGGATTCAGATTTTAGTATTTTGTAAAAACTTAAAAGGTTCTTCAAGAGTTGGAATTGATaacttcaaaaatattattgatatttaaaaatatcgttttacttatttttaaaaatcctTTCTTTGTTTGTAACATTGTTAAAAGTTAGTATGCATATATtgtttattatgataataaaaaattatatctacagaaataaggaaaaaatacttttattaaataaaattttttaatattgaaaaaataaagCAATCAAAAGAAAATTGAGATGAATtagttttttattattaaaaataatggaGTTTCTTAAGATAAAGAAATCATTTaaagaattttttaaatataaaaaatattatgaattGGTTGAAATagctttttcaaaaatatgataaaatgtGTGTGAATtaattgtatatttttttttaaaacaaatagattttataaattttgaaacatagattaaattttattttgtccATGTAACCCAAATATCATAAAATACTTCCAATTTTacaaatatttcatttatttcaattaaattaaatcccaCCAAATTTCAATAAATACcaccaatattttttttttgacagaAAAACCTGTAATTTTATTCAAATCGGAGTAAGATCCTCGATTACAAGCTTTACTAACCAAATAGGAAACTCTCCACAAATCCACACGAAAGGTGAGGGAGAGGAAACAGCAAAAGAGGCTAACGAGTGTGCAACACCATTTGCGGTGCGCAAGACATGTTCTAATTTTAAATGGGCGTGAGAAGCCAATAAATTCCTAGTCTTTGTTGCAAAGGCCCCATTGTATCCATAGTCCTCTGCTGGGTTAGTGACTGCTTGCACTGCCATCAGAGAATCCGATGTAATCTGGTTTATCCTTAAGTGTTGAGTCTAAGTCATTTGAAGGCCTTCCTCAATTGCAATAAGTTCAGCGGCTACTATAGATGGTGGTTTAGTAATTTTCTTCCCAAAGGCTAGCAGTGGCTGGCCCTCGTGATTTCGCACAACACCGCCGATTGCAAATCGATTTGAATTGACATTATAAGCTGCATCAACGTCCAATCGCAAATGGTCCATTGGTGGTGCTATCCATCGACTCGGTGATGATATATGTTCTCTGCTGCTGGCTAAAGTTAGTATTGATGTTCTCGCCTCTTGGTAGCCGCAAAGCATAGTCTCGCACCATTCAGCATTAATCCCCTTCTTCTTAGAATCATTGTTATGTACTGCTCTAAGTCTCTCCGTCCATACCGCATAAGTTCTCATAGCGAAGAATTCGAAATCCTTTCTGTTAAGTTTGCTCTTCATCCATAATGTAATATCAAACACCTCCATCATTCGTACACTCTTTAGACATGACCAGTACCTAGTGTCTTTCCAGCAACTTTTGATCGCTGGACAAGAGAACAACGCGTGACTGGTTGAATCATAAGCAAAGTGGCATAATGGACACGCTCCAGTGGTAGGGACATGATGTACCTTCAGATTACCTGATGTAGGAATTATATTATGCAAAACCCGCCACCAGAAGATACGAACCTTAGGGGGTATCGAAAGAGACCACAAGAATTGCCACCAACTTTTTAAGTGCACTTCAGAGCTATTCGCGGGTGGATCATAGAGTCCAATTGCCGACTTGTACCCCTCTCTCACCGAATATTTACCCTTTGGATCGAAAACCCAAAATCTCGAGTCCTCTTGTGCCGATGCAGATAGATTGATGGATAGGATTTCTGATGCAACATGAAAGGGGAAGAGCTCCTTGACCAACTGTTCATTCCATTCTCCATTCCTAATAAGAGTGTTCACCGTGGAGAAATTTTGGGGGATAGGTGAGTTATTTTGATATACTCCTTTCCCCGGGATCCAACGGTCTGCATACGTTGCAATTTTCTGTCCATTTCCTATTTTCCAGTATAGCCCTTTCTCCAGCAAAGGGCGACTCCATAAAAGGGATCTCCATATATACGATGGATTGCTACCAAGAGTGGCCTTCATGATTTCTTGATGTCTATAATATCTAGCTTTGAGTATTCTCGCAACCAGTGAATCAGGATTAATAATAATTCTCCAGATTTGTTTTGCTAGAAGAGCCATGTTGAAAGTCTCAAGATGACGAAATCCCATTCCTCCCAGACATTTAGGCTGACATAGTGATTTCCAAGATTTCCAGTGCATCCCCCTCTTTTCATCATCTCCTCCCCACCAGAAATTTGAGCACTCTTTTTCTATTTCTTTGCATATAGATTTTGGGATGCGAAAGCATGACATTGCATAGGTTGGAATTGACTGGATCACAGACTTTATCAATGTCTCTTTCCCTCCTGCTGAGAACGTCTTTTTTCCCCATCCTTTCATACGCTTGACAACTCTTTCCACTAGGTATCGAAACTGAAGTGTCTTATTCCTAGCTGAAAATACTGGCAAGCCCAGGTAAACCTCATGACCCTGCACCACCGGGATGGCAAGCATGGTTTTAATAGAATCCATGACACTTAAATTGGTGTTCGGGCTAAAAGAGAGcgatgatttttcaaaatttataagTTGCCCTGAAGCTTTCTCATATGAGATCAAGCAATTCCGAATCCCTGCACAGCTTTCCTGAGTTGCTTGAAAAAACATGAGACTGTCATCTGCAAAGAAGAGGTGAGTAATCGAAGGGCAAGCAGAAGCAATCCGAACCCCTTTGATAAGATTTTGAGCTTCATAAGAGAGGATCGCCGAAGATAAACCATGAGCacataaaacaaataaatagGGGGAAAGTGGATCACCCTGTCGTAGGCCTCTTTGGGGTGTGATACTCCCAATAACCTCACCATTCACACAAAAAGAGTATTTAACTGACCAGACACATAACATCACTTTCTCCACCCAGATAGGTGAGAACCCTAGTTGAAGCATAATGCCCTCCAGAAAACTCCATTCCACACGGTCATAGGCCTTGCTCATGTCAAGTTTTAAAGATGCGTAGCCTTTTTTTCCACCTTTTCTATTTTGAATCCAGTGAAGAGTCTCAAAACCCAAAATAATATTGTCTGATATGAGGCGATCTTGGATGAATGCACTCTGATACTCATTGACAGTTTGCTTTAAGATCGGACATAGCCTGTTCGTTAGAGCACGAGCAACAATCTTGTAGCAGACATTACAGAGACTTATAGGGCGAAAATCCTTCATACCCATGGGCGATTTAATTTTCGGGATCAGAGTAACTATAGTCTCGTTCCATTCATCAATGGGTTTCCCATCATTTAGAATTTGTTGAACAGCTTCTATTACCTCATCTCCTACTATATCCCAGAATTTCTGAAAGAAAAGGACAGACATACCGTCACTTACTGGAGCCTTATCAGGGTGCATGTCAAACAAAGCTCTTTTAATTTCTGTGGCTGAAAAAGGAGCACACAATATGGATTTCATGTGTTCATCGATTTTTGGCTCAACACAATCTGTGATTAAATTAATGTCTTCCTCTGTTGGGTTATTGGATTCGAATAGGTTGCTGAAGTAGCTTTGAATAATCTCAATCATTTGGCTTTTCTCGGTACACCAATCTCCATGTGAAGAGACCAGTCCATGGATGAAGTTCCTGTCCCTTCGAATTGAAGCACATGCATGGAAGTATTTTGAGTTTCTATCACCATGTGCCAACCAATTAGCTCGGCTCCGCTGCTTCCAATACATCTCTTCTTTATTTGCAAGATTCTCTATTTCCTTCTCTAGGCAGCCTATTTGATTCACACTTTGCTCCCATAGTTCTCgtgttttcaaattttcaagttTCTTCCTTTTGATTTTCAGCTGCCGAGGAaggcttttaaatatgttttctgCCCATTGGTGAAGGGTTGTTTTACACCTCAGAATACGCTCTTTCAATGATATGGAGGAATCAGATTTTTTCCATCCTTTTTCAACCATTTCTTTACATTCTGGTTATGTCACCCAATGAGATTCGAATCGAAGCACATGACCCCGCTGCACCGGTAGTTCCTGCATCTTGCCCATAACAAGCAAGATTGGTCTATGGTCGGAGTGGAAAAACTCCAATGATTGAGCTTGTGCCACTGGATACATAAGTCTCCACTCAAGAGTTGCTGTGTACCGGTCTAGTCTTTCAAATATGATATTACTCAAAGATCGACGGTTAACCCATGTAAAGAATTCACCTCCCCCATGAAGATCCTGTAATAGAcaatcatcaagtgtgtcccgAAATGCTCTGGTCTGATTAGGTGACCGTATATTACCCCCATGTTTTTCACTGTCATAGCATATTTCATTAAAGTCGCCGCCTACTAGCCATGGCAGCCCTTAAAGTTCCGACAGTCTGCTTAAGCGTCTTAAAATAGCCCATGATGCATATCTGTAGGGCGTTTCTGGATGACCGTAGAAGCCAGTAAATCTCCATCGTTTTTCCTCATGTTGTATCACACAATCAATGTGTCCCAATGTGTACGAATGCACCTTGACCACAAATGATTCCTTCCAAAGAAGTATCAAACCCCCACTTCGACCCACACAATTAACAACAAACATTCCTGGGTATCCCAGTACCTCCTTCCACCATCTACAGTTCAAATCCCTCAATTTCGTTTCACATAAGAAAAGGAGGGTTGGGCTCTTCTCTGCGACAAGTCGCTTGAGTTCATGGAATGCTCGTTGGTTCCCAAGCCCTCGAGCATTCCAAGTAATACAACTCATTGATCTCGGCGGGGCTGCTTGGCAGCCACCGCCGTTTGGTCTACCATAGTACATTCATTGAAGTCTCCATACTTTCGTTTCTTTAAGGGGATAATACACTCATTACTCTTCAGTAGTTTATGATTGCCCATTTCCGGTCCAGGGAGGATTATATTGGTCAAGATCTGATTACCCTTCCCCCGAGCTCGCCGCTTCCATTTACGCTCTACCGTCTCCTCTGGCTGTCTTATTTTAGTATCATCATGTGAGTTCTCAGAGTTCTCAGACATTTCAATGTGCACTACCTTCGGGGCAGATATCTCACAGGTAGTGTTAGATATATGTCCATCGGTCCCCTTGCAAACTGTTAATGGAGATGTTTCCACGTTAGCAGTGGTGTTCCTAGCTGAACTGCTTGATGGAGAGCTGTCTCGGCTTCTGTAAGATTTGTTAGGATGTGTATGTTTATTTTTCTCCCCACCACTTGGATTGCTGGCTCTCATCCAACTGCCAAACATATTTTTTCCATCGTCCGCCAGAGGTATTTCACATTCACGATATGAGTGCCCTAAACACCCACAGTTATAGCAAAAATCCGGCAACCGTTCATATACCAGCGGGACAATAATATTCTCGTCTTCCCCGGGAACTGAAACATGTATAAATCTTTTTAAAGGTTTTGTAACATCTATCCGTACTCGAATTCGCGCAAACCTTCCCATTGATAGACCATTTTCACGTGCATCGGTCTCTTCCACCATCCCGATCTGATTCCCCACTTTCTCGAGTATCCCTTGATACATTAGACCAAGCGGGAGATTATAGCATTGTACCCAACATGATAACTCATCAAATTTTATATGTCTAGGGTTTTGCATGCCCCTAGGTTCACGAAAGATGACCAAGTCTCGGAAAATATTCCAAGGTCCTCCCTTTAGAGCCCTATTTCTATCTTGTGTTGATTTAAAGTCAAGCAAAAAGAGATTATCACCCATGGAACCAACCTCAACCTGTCGTGTAGCCTGTAAGATTCGCGGCATCTGTGTTTTGAATACCTCCCTGTTGATAGGTTTTGTAGAGAAAACCTTAGCCACCAAGCAATTTTTAATTTGTTTCTCGCCCTTCTTTAGATCTGAATCGTCTAGGGTTAAAGTGTCCTCGTTTTCAATCCTTGTTGAGTTCTGAAAATCAGTAACCAATCGCTGCACTGCCTCTGAATCCATTATGTATACTTTGTTGTGTCTTTGCCACCCAGATCAGATCATGACGGAAGATGATTGGGGGAATTCAGAACCTACACGAAGATAGGAGGAAACCTACACGAGGGTAGGACTATAAATACCACCAATCTTATTTCAACATCTCATTCACTAAATCGGATTTCTACTTGCAAATCCTATTAAATTTCAACCAAACACACTAAATGGAATTGTAGAAGGAACAAAACATAAAACTAAATTTGTATGTCACTACCTTATCTCAGAGGAGACAAAAAGAATCGCAAAAAGGTAAGATTTTTCACGTTGAATTTTCGTGAATTTAGATGGATAGTTTCAAATAGTGGGGTGGTGGCACTTCTATTATTCTTGAATGAAGTTATTGTGAGTAATAAATTGTTGGAACTTCAACTGTGGTGGCACTTCAAAAGTCTGGAAACTGATTCAGGAGACGAAGAAATCCTTTGGTTTTTTTTATCTTGTCTGAAACTTCAGCTGTCTGAATAATAATTTGTTAAAGTCTTTTTAAACTTTACAGTACGTGGAGCCATTGATTCGTTCGATCAAGTTCAGCAATGGATAACAAAAAGAATTGGAGAATACTACCTCTCTTCATATATATTCTTCGAGGGCGCGCGGTATTTACTAGTTCTTTAATCTTCCATGTGATCTTTCAAGTTCTATGAATTTGTATATGATGAGTTCTAATTCGGTAAGTTTTTGTTCAGACATAATTATTAAGCATGCCTGATCATACGAGTGGATGAGTTTCATGTGTATTAATTTCTTTTAGTTCAGCATCTTGGAATCAGAAAAGCCTGGAACTCCTGagaattcaaatgatttttatttgttCTTGTTGAACTTGTGGGATTAGAATATAATCTTTTTCCGCTTCGTTTTCGAGCAGATCGATGTTTAAATTGGATGATCTTGGTACAGAAATTGCAAGAATCGCTCTGCCTGCAGCACTAGCTTTGACAGCCGATCCTATTGCATCACTTATAGATACAGTATTCATCGGCCAAATAGGTAACTtcaaagataaaatttaattgaGCTGCATTTCTCATTCTTGCGGCAAAACCTTTATTGAGCTTCATGGGAGTCAAATCTGTAAGCAAAATTCAATATTTAAGAGAATCAAGTTACTTCACAAATTGTCTGCAATTGCTTTTTGATTCGTGTCGTTTCACGTTCCCTTGTATTTAGGATTCAAAAATGTCGTACCCTGCCCAACAGTACTTGAAACTAAGATCACTAGGTGCTCCTGCTGTGCTACTATCTTTGGCTATGCAAGGCGTTTTCCGGGGATTCAAGGACACAAAAACTCCACTTTATGCTACAGGCAAGCATATTATAAGTATAAAACAGATGTATTATAAGATCACGAGTCTGTTTTTATCAATCTTGAACTAATGCTCGAATTCCGGATATAATGACACAGTGGCAGGAGATATCACTAATATAATATTGGACCCCATATTCATATTTGTCTTTAAATTGGGCGTGAGAGGTGCAGCCATTTCACATGTTATATCTCAGTAAGTACTCTCCCTTCATACCAATCTCAACAACAGTTATTCGGGTGCTCGCTTTTCTGTAAACTGAAGGATAATCTTACAATGTGACTGTTTTTTCAGGTATTTAATATCGTTGATACTCTTCTGGAGACTGAAAGAACAAGTGGATCTTATTCCACCTAATCTCAAGTACCTTCAATTTGgtcgttttcttaaaaatggTGAAGGGTGTGATCTCTTATTCTTCAGACTTGGTACTAAGGCACGTTTTATGTCCTTACGACATTCTTGTCTTAATTTCCAACATAGGATTCTTGTTACTTACAAGGGTCATAGCCGTTACATTCTGTGTAACTCTGGCTGCATCAATGGCTGCAAGATTGGGATCGACCCAAATGGCCGCATTTCAAGTATGCTTGCAGCTCTGGCTATCCACGTCTCTTCTAGCCGATGGCTTATCCGTTGCTGGACAGGTGATGCTGCAACTTTTATTTAAAGAAATGCTCGTTACAGATCGTTTTGCACAAATAAGAAACATTCAGCAAGTGATCTTGATTCTTTCAGGCAATTCTTGCAAGTGCATTAGCAAGAAAGGATTACACTAGTGCAACCGTCACTGTATCAAGAGTCTTGCAGGTACTAATCAACCCCAAGTCTCCGACTAACTTCTCGGTCGTGACTAAAAAAACATTGTTGCAGTTGGGACTAGTTCTTGGATTGTTTCTTGCTGCATTTCTTGTGATTGGTCTACATTTCGGAGCAAGATTGTTCACCGACGATGTCGATGTTATCCATCTTATTGGTGTTGGAATCCCGGTATGCATTCAACTGTCCCAGTTGGTATCTTATTCAACTCATTCAGTAGAATTATAATAGAGGAAAAACAATACAGTTCGTTTCAGCAACACAACCGATCAACGCGTTAGCATTCGTTTTCGATGGTGTAAACTTTGGAGCATCTGATTTTGCATATTCTGCATACTCAATGGTATGTTTTCCAGTTGTTTAAATAGGAAAAATGAGAAAATGTATAATTGAAGTTATTTGCCTGCAGGGCACAGTAGCTATATTCAGCATTGTGTTTTTGATCATTCTTTCATCGAGTTAAAGGATATGTGGGAATTTGGATTGCTCTCACTATTTATATGTGCCTCAGAGCATTTGCTGGATTTTGGAGGTGAGCTTTTTTTTATAACCCAACGTGTTGAATTTTAGTCTTCAAAACTCTTCTTCTGGGATCACCACGATTAATAATATTGGATTCACTTTAATCCAATTAAATCGTTCTATCCCAAAAGTTATCCGAGCTACCTAAGgctatatatttaaatttctcATAATCTTAAATAACTTTTGGTGTACGTGATGTGACGATTTTTGGGTTATCGATTTCTTCTTTGTTATGTATGCAGAATAGGGACGGGAACAGGACCTTGGAAGTTTCTTAGGAGATGGATTAATGGTTGCTTACaactatatataatatatatattatgactATATATTATGATTATATATTAAGGATTACAGTCGATTCTATTTATTATGAGAAATTAATTGTATATGTAAACTTGAACAATCAAACTAACTTTTGAAGTGAAGTACCACTTGTTAAACTTCACCCTCcgatttttcatttttatgcGTGAAGGAGTTAGGGGCGtattaaatgaatttaaatTCATCGAATAATCTCATTCTCAATTCTCACATCTGGTAGTGCCTTGACCGACCCTATTTATTCCACGCATGCAATTATGTACAGTTACAGACTCTACAGTTCCATACTTTAGCCTTCTGCAACTCCACCCGACAACCTGCAGAAATCCAACACGATTTTCCCTACTTTTGGCCAAAAAACATTAATAGCGCCAAGTAACAAACAGAGAAACCTCGATCATCTCCACAACATACTTACCCACACACCCTCAATCTCCCCCTTCTCGTGGCGGTTCAGCCGTAGCTCATCTTCCCTTCGCTGCGTTGCATTTCAAAGCTTCCACCAATAACATTCCTGCACGCTATAACCATCGGCGACGATGCCCACCTCTGCGCCTTCGAATCATTCCAGCCGTCCGGAGGACTTGATCGGAAGGCTGAATTCGGCCATCACTCCGTATGAATCTAAGCTGAAAGCTTTGAGGGACTTGAAGAACCAAATAATAGGCAATCGTACAAAGAAGCTTGCCTTCTTGAAGCTAGGCGCCGTACCCTCCGTCGCCGCTATTCTCTCCGATGCGGCGGCTACAGAAGGAATCTGTGGGGATGCTCGGGAGCTTCATGAGTCCGTATTGATTCAGTCGGCCGCTGCAATTGGGAGCTTTTCATGTGGATTAGATGCTGGAGTTAAGGCTGTTTTGGATGTGGGGGCTTTTCCTCTTTTATTGAGTCTAATTTCTCATGTCAATGACAAGGTATACTTCCTTTTCCCGTGTGCTTTTCTCTTAATTATTTTGAATTCATGACAAATTTTACTACTTTTTTGGAGCTATTGATTCTTGTCAGTGTAGTCCCtgcatttttttcctttttgctACTTTAATAACTTTTCTGTTTCTTATTTCTTTGTTCACATAGAAATTTCTGTTGCTGTAAAATGTCGTCGGCATTGAAATTTGTTATACGTGTGTTATCGTATCCGATTTAGTAAATGATAAATGTATTAAGCAAAAGATGTATGAATTGAATGGGTACCATCACTTGGCTTCTGACTATTGTTCTTCAAAATCCGTGTTTACGTTCTTCAAGTTTTGCAGCTGGCATCACTTTTCAATTAGCCTGGTTTGCTGTAGCCCTTTATGAAATGCAATCTTTTGTCTTGGGCTTCTGCATCCCCTCCAATTGAAACATGACAGAGGAAATTCTCTACAGTTCTCATCTCTACGTTTAAACTGCCAATGCATGATAATATAAGGGAAATGTCAGGCACAATTATTTTAGCAgtgactaaaaataaaatttaactaTCATTTATTCTTTTTGTCATTATTTTTCTGCTAAATTAAACTTATGCAGTAAAGAGATAAATATTTAGTGTTAAAAGTGTGGTCATGAACTTTAAGATTGTGAAATATTGGACACATATTTGAAGCACTAACTGGCCTCCTATTTGATCTGTCTAttaaatgaatattttcttcttcattttttgTGAGTTGACTTGCAATCTTTTATCATCACCTTATTATCTTAGAACTTTCAATGCAGGTTGTTGATGCTGGTGCTCGTTCTCTTAAATTGATTTATCAGTCAAAGTTGGCTCCGAAGTATGATTTTATTCAAGAGAAAAACATGGAATTCCTCCTTTCTTTGCTTAACAGCGAGAATGAGAATGTTACTGGTCTTGGTGCAAGTATCATTGCTCACTCATGCCAAAAAACTCTTGAACAGCAGGCATTGAGTGAAATTGGAGTTATGAAGAAGCTTGTTAGTCTTCTCGGAGGTTCTCTAATTCAGAGAGATGCTAGTTTAGAATCTCTGGCTGCTGTCATTAGGGATAATCAAGAAGTTTCGTCCAAGTTTGTGGGAACTGATTATGGAAATGCACTGAATGTTGTGATTGAACTAACAAAGGATAAGTATCCTCGAACAAGATTGTTAGCTTGTATGTGTTTGATCAGCATAAGAAATACTGTTTCATCATATCTCCAAGACTTAGGGGTAAAAAATAATTTGGTAATAATATTACTTGATCTCCTTGATGATCCGGGTCAAGTTGGAGATGAATCTCCCTTTGTTTTGTCTAGTTTGATAACTGAAAAGGAGGATATGCAAAAAATCGCATTTGATGCCAATGCTGTTGAAAAAATGCATGAACACTTGAAGAAAGGTTCATTTCAATGCAGACGATTGCTAGGATTACTTTTGGCACTGGCTGATCTATGCTCAAAGTTGGAATGCTGCAGGGATAGGGTACTCCATTTGAAGGTACACTGTTTCACATGAACATTATATTTTGTTGTTTCTGTCTCCTCCTATATACAGGTATGAGTTATCTATTCTCTGTTCAGTCTGTCTTACGGAAGAATTCAATGGCAGAAATTTTGCGTAAATAGTTTGTTGAAATCTAGCAAAAGATTCACCTTATTATTAGCCAATAATTTATATGCCTACTCTTATGTCCAGGTGTTAGATTTTGCAATAGAAGCACTAGCTCATGATAGTGCTGAAGTGCGCGCTGCAGCTTGTTTTTTCGTGAAGAATGTATCTCG
Coding sequences:
- the LOC140839332 gene encoding LOW QUALITY PROTEIN: protein DETOXIFICATION 42-like (The sequence of the model RefSeq protein was modified relative to this genomic sequence to represent the inferred CDS: deleted 1 base in 1 codon); translation: MFKLDDLAAFLILAAKPLLSFMGVKSDSKMSYPAQQYLKLRSLGAPAVLLSLAMQGVFRGFKDTKTPLYATVAGDITNIILDPIFIFVFKLGVRGAAISHVISQYLISLILFWRLKEQVDLIPPNLKYLQFGRFLKNGFLLLTRVIAVTFCVTLAASMAARLGSTQMAAFQVCLQLWLSTSLLADGLSVAGQAILASALARKDYTSATVTVSRVLQLGLVLGLFLAAFLVIGLHFGARLFTDDVDVIHLIGVGIPFVSATQPINALAFVFDGVNFGASDFAYSAYSMGTVAIFSIVFLIILSSSKGYVGIWIALTIYMCLRAFAGFWRIGTGTGPWKFLRRWINGCLQLYIIYIL
- the LOC140840286 gene encoding uncharacterized protein, with the protein product MPTSAPSNHSSRPEDLIGRLNSAITPYESKLKALRDLKNQIIGNRTKKLAFLKLGAVPSVAAILSDAAATEGICGDARELHESVLIQSAAAIGSFSCGLDAGVKAVLDVGAFPLLLSLISHVNDKVVDAGARSLKLIYQSKLAPKYDFIQEKNMEFLLSLLNSENENVTGLGASIIAHSCQKTLEQQALSEIGVMKKLVSLLGGSLIQRDASLESLAAVIRDNQEVSSKFVGTDYGNALNVVIELTKDKYPRTRLLACMCLISIRNTVSSYLQDLGVKNNLVIILLDLLDDPGQVGDESPFVLSSLITEKEDMQKIAFDANAVEKMHEHLKKGSFQCRRLLGLLLALADLCSKLECCRDRVLHLKVLDFAIEALAHDSAEVRAAACFFVKNVSRSVKNLSAGHFMNETVAFPLVQLLCDSCTSVQIAALRAISNVVVDFKAHKSLFTQCGGVKQLVLLSKSMESSIRVNAVCALKNLTFLANNRCKEEILLELTMSTLASLISDPEAAVQEQGWALIRNLIAGTLNSIEYVFGEDGLLLHAIGRQLQSSYVFEVLIQGMYTLSNVASGNELHKEAVMNQLFPSAGNDAESILTKFLQSTDSRLRTAAVWTIVNLTFPSSPGAHGRVTELQNAGIISKLKNMTNDPCLDVKLRVKMVLGQLMMFGDAST